The sequence AAGCATGCGTAGATACCTTCAAACTAGAACCAAAGCGAGCTAcacccgagttgagagtaattaCTCCTGTAGGAAAAGCTACTGCAGTTTCTCACGTGATTTCTAACgtagagcttgagttaggatcactaaagatgaaagcaagaaccttgcacttaatgcctatgtgggacgtagacattattctaggGATGGATTGGTTAGTAGAGAACTTTGCCACGATTGACTATAAGAAGAGgaagataactttccaaccacctgggaaggaaccgATGAGTTTTCATAGCATAGATAGAaggaagagagttccaatcgtttTGGTACTTCAAGCGTCGAagttggtaaagaagaaaggagcacaagcttacctagtttacttgaatgatgaaggaggatcaagtaaaaacttagaggatgtagcagtggtaagggaatatagagatgtatttcccgaggtcttaccaggattgccaccaacaagacattTGGAGTTCACTATCAACTTAGAACCTGGTtcagcaccagtgtcgaaggcaccctacaGAATGACACCTAAAGAGCTACAAGAgttgaagattcagctacaagaactACTCGAGTTATGTTTTATCCGACcaagtgtatccccgtggggagcaccagtcctctttgtcaaaaagaaggatggcacgttaagaatgtgcatagattatcgagagctgaataaattgacactcaagaacaaatatcctttgccaaggatagatgacttgtttgatcaattaagaGGAGCAAGCATTTTCtcgaaagttgacttgagatcggGTTATCACCAGTTGAAAATTAGACAGgaggatatacctaagacaaCTTTTCGAACGAGGTATGGACACTATGAggtcatagttatgccattcggtttgacgaacgCACcagcagtattcatggatctcatgaatcgagtgttccatcaatacctggataaatttgtcctagttttcatagatgatattctcatctattcgaagaatgagcaagAGCACCAACAACATTTGAGAGTAGTGTTGGAAACGCTTAGAGCTAAGAAACTTTtcgccaaattcaccaagtgcgaattttggttgaacgaagtaatgtttctaggacatattgtttCATCCGAAGGGATTAAggttgaccccgccaaggtacaagctgtataTGAGtagagatcaccaactacgcctaacgagattcgtagctttttaggcttagcaggttactatcggaggtttattgaaggattttccacgatagcaagaccgatgacccaattacttagaaaagaagctaagtacaattggacaGAGGAGTGTGAAGAGAGTTTTCAAGAACTCAAGAGGagattgactacagcaccagtgctgacaGTCccagaaatggataaagagtataccatctacacagatgcgtcaaagaataaGCTAGAATGTGTTTTGATgaaagaaggaagagttatagcctatgcatcacgacaacttagatcccacgagataaattatccaactcatgatttagaacttgCAGCTGTTGTGCATGCCTTGAAAGTTTGGAggcatcatctctacggagttagatgtgagattttcaccgaccacaaaagtttgaaatactttttcgagcaaaaggatcttaACATGAGgtagaggagatggctcgaattagtaaaggattatgactgcggcattaactatcaccccggaaaggccaatgtagtagtcGACGCTTTGagccgaaaagtctcgtcaaagttaggatgtctctTCACGagggaggatgagcttataaaggactttgacaaaaTGAGGATAGAAGTGATAGAACCACCAGGGAcaatagcgagtattgttgcgacgatgcctagtttgaggaaaatggtggttgAAGCACAATGAAAGgacgagaaaatggaaaagTTACGAGAGAGGATAAGGACGGGAGATCTCAAGAATTACCAAGaaacatcagacaatgctatattatttgaggggagaatatgcattccccacgatgatgaacttaaaagtaagatcatgagtgaggctcatgaCACACCTTACACCGCTCACCCTGGAGgtacaaagatgtaccaggatTTGAAAAAGGGATTttggtgggacggaatgaaacgagacatagcttcgtttgtagagcgatgcttagcttgtcagcaagtgaaagcattacatcAACGACCCTATGGAAAGTTAAACCCGttagagattcccgagtggaaatgggatcacatagcgatggattttgtgacggctttacccaaaagtcagaGAGCAAATACAGcgatttgggtgattgtagatcgactaacaaaatctgcacatttcataccgattccAATCACGTAtggatcagataagttagcacatcTGTACGTCTGCGAGGTTATAagattgcatggagtaccggTGTCGATCACCTCAGATAGAGATCCAAAATTTACCTCACACTTTTGGATgagtttacagaaagagttgggtacaaggttGAATTTTAGCACAGCATTTCATCCCCAAACTGATGGACAGTCCAGACgttagaagatatgataagaactagtatccttgatagaggagtacattGGGAGAAGGttttgccactaattgagtttgcctataacaatagttaccaggcgactattgGTATGGCTCTGTATGAAGCTCTTTATGGAAAGAAgcgtagatcaccactttactgggatgaagttggTGAGAGAAAAGTGTTAGGACCTGACACGGTCGCAAAGATGATTGAGATTGTTCGAAAGATAAGGCAGAGGATCAAAGAagcgcaagatagacagaaatcttacgcagATACCCGCCGCACAGAGTTACATTTCGAGATAGGAGataaagttttcttgaaggtttcaccctcgaaagggataaATAGATTTGGGGTAAAAGGGAAGCTTAAACCCAGATTTATCGGCCCTTATGAGATCTTGGAAAAGATAGGTCCAGTAGCATATAGGTTGGCTTCGCCGCCTAGCTTTgaaaatgtgcataacgtgtttcacgtatCACAATTGAGGAGATATGTTTTCGACCCAAAGCATGTGGTCTACCAAGACGAAATggtcttagaaccagacttgagttatgaagagagtcCCGAGATAATTCTAAATCgtaagatccaacaattgagaacCAAATCAATTGCATTGGTTAAAGTCCAATGGAGAAATCATGGTTACAaggaagcaacgtgggaacttgatgacactcatgtttccatggtttttattgttcatatgatgataattttataggaaattgagtgttggatgattgttttgtgcttaaattgctttatcttgtgaaacatgattctaactcgaactttgaaggatttttcaggtttattgagttcgaatttggaaaacttgtcTGAAATAAACGTTGTAGaccgtctcgatacgagttggTGAGCGCAAACgaatcataaatcggagttcagaAGAGAAAGTTAcggccgaaacaaaaacatcgcgcgcagcagtcaaaactCGGCGGTCAACGACTTTGACCGCAGAAAATGGgtattttgaagaagaaattcggcgacctcaacggcgaccgccgagttggtcgccgaaatttCTGTTTCAGATTTGCACTGCGAGTGTAAAATTCGGCGGGCGCCgattttggtcattttttagcacaaaaacggcggtcaactcggcgaccgccgaattgggcggttttgcgagattttctgatttttagagttcttctgggttccaaacactgtattttaccctgacactataaataggtcttcttttgacctatctagtgtttctttttcagttcccaactttattttcccagtttcatagctttagattattattgctttccagtttttgcagcttggattggatttccacaagattgaagattcaagccgctacaattgttttattcagagttttatttaattcagttctttcaattgcgttctcattaattatgtttttgctttcttttattatgtttggctagttcttttatctgaacttAGGGTTTGTACATAATTAGTTAAATATGTGtgcttgatttattgatatcaatttgccctccaacttgtgattcatgattcctggtgcttgatttcttgtgaattacctgatcaataatttacatgtttagctgttcagtttgagtcttgaatgtgataattgttcagccgattcaggaatgcatgatatagtgttagccttgagtcttgaatgcgacaggtgaagctataggaagctattatttatgtgctatttggagttaatttattccttggagtcttgaatgcgaaaaggggttaattaatctacgttcataggtgttcgttagagaagcttgtgaataatatagtgatctttcatcagggttggattaaaattggtaattgaatcaataggttgaatgcatgtgtttgattaacgatagtacatccctagggtcagagtcttttattatttgagtttttctCCTGTTTCATAtgctttattttgattttagttttattcttcCATCATATTAGAGTTTGCCTAAATACTACTAGAGTTTACtcgggattacttagagtgattcgttataatagtccatgtggatacgatactcgacttgctgtttctgtgctacgattacactgtttagttgcagttattttTGTTAAGAAACTTAgcgatcaactttttggcgccgttgccggggactatttagaatttactttaatatttctgactagacttaagcattatttcaggcgttataagtttttttttttagtttttttttcttgtttcttatTTTCGTTTGGTGTCTCAGTTGTTGGATAACCGCGAGAAGAAGAAGCAAGCGATGGCTGAGAATTTTGATCTTGAAGCTATGTGGCGTATTATTGCAGAACTGCAGAGGCAGCTGAATGAGCGAAGACAAATTAAAGAGGCCAACAGACGTGCGCAGCCTCCTCCACCACCTTCACTACTCGATTACATGTACCAATCTCAAGTTGGGCAATTTGATTGAGGTGGACGGGGGTCAGCTATGCAGGCAAACACTTTTGAATTggaagagatggcctccaataTCTACCAATTGCCATATGATCGGAGCTCCACAAGGATGATTGTCAATGAGCCTAAGAAGGTGTCACTTGAAGAGATGATGCAACAGTTGTTGGTGCAGATGACTAGTTTCGAAACTACTATTGACAACAAGATGGCCAGTAAAGAGACGACTGTGGGTGCCAAGATTGCTAATCTTGAAAATAGCATGGGTGCAAGGATGGCCAGTCTAGAGAATGGTATGGCTAACATGGGGTACAATgtttcagcactgtccaagcagGTACAGATTTTGGAGACGTAAGTTAGCCAAATGGCTAGCCATGCAATTTTTCTTGCACAGAGCAGGCCTGGACATACCGAAGGCAAGCAGAATGACCAATGCAATGCGATTTTCGATGACACTGTGTCTCCAGAACATGAGGAAGCGATTGAATTTTTTCGGGCAAACTGTGAGGAGACGAGCAAGGagcatgaatctctgattgaggaaccatacaaagctcatgttccacttagggaatacatcccaaaggttccattcccccgtaggctgatgaagagggaggtgcttgaagagcaatgtgctgtgcAGCTGAGCAAAAAGGTGGAttccaaggaaatcaagctggagatctctcattgcaagaatgagaaaaaagttgtcgatcccgaggagacagagcatagatgtatagtggatgagctagagagactacttgaagaatcggacCGACGTGCACAGCTTCAAACTCTCTCGCAATTGCAGGATCCcaaggataaagaagaaaaaacagttgttcacaccaagaagatgagtgatgaggatgagaaaatCCCGCAGGCGACAACTGtgggcactgagctgccaatgaagctactttcgaagaagaaagatccgggtagcttcaccattgagtgcgagattggaggagagctctttcccgaggctctttgcgatttaggggctagtgtcaatgtgatgcccatctctattttcaagcggttgggaattggagatctcaagccgacctcgatggagattcaaatggcagatagatcaagagtgaagccgagaggaaagcttgaagacatctttgtgaaggttgacaagatcgtcttccctacggatttcttggtccttgatattcctgaagatgcaaatccgccgttgattcttggtcgatcattcttagctacaggaagggctatgatagatgtgcccaatggaagcgtcgtctttcacgcagctgatgcacatgagtcctctgtctctgttcgtgttaggtgatctgtcacgcccgctgcgtttgatgttcattgagaccatgaggtatcgtcgagctctagacgttaaattaagcacttgttgggaggtaacccaactgtttttctttgttttgtttttctttcttttagtttctttttgtttctttttgtttcgttGTTTTCTTTGGGAGtgtagtgcagtgttgagcttggaagatgaggGAACTAGcgctttgttcataccaccaccatggagcatatttttctgtgagtagtgacacacatatcatcatccctccaaacttattgtCGAACTTATGTtatgtaataagtttgggggaggggggtgagagtagatatgtgtatcacttttattatttttgttggctttattgttttatcctgcttggttggtggtgtgtgtttgtgattgttttttagatgattattgctccattagatttttggtgagatgctaatgatgatttctgtgaaaaaaaaattgaatttgattttctttgatgatttgagcataattggaactaatttgcataattctagaatgattttaaccttgacttttggacatTGAATAAAcatgtgaggatttgagccataactgtttatcatgcacagtttattctttgttgtgagttttgtcatgcttgtggtgatcttctagaacttgccatggtttctgtgtcgaggttgctgttgtgctctgaattaggagatgattttaggccatcttttgttagccacattttttttcccaaacactgtccttcaaaaaaaaaattatcctttgttatccactttaagcctatttagcttttattctttagccgaatgatagggggtgatgtagtatatggggatctttgtgtggtgaatattcatagtgggttgtggaaaagaagggatgattttgtgttactatttactcttataagctctagaaaagttgtggaaagaaaagaaaaaaagttgaaaaaaaaaggaaaaagaaagagaaaaaaagtgtgaagtcgagtgtttattgagaaatttgttagagaatcgactttgtttgttggaaataaatggagagcataaaagagtgcttagttctgttttgtttaaatcccttgagttgtgtgatTATGGAGAcgtagttgggtggaagatggaatttattccatacttgttTGGTGAAGTCATAaagttggtgttcttgatctatttgagtcacttagcctatatttccataccttaaccaatgtccctacattataacccgaagaaaaagacctttttgatcttagtcctagCACTacactattagcgatggagattgtagacgattggcaagcttatggtaagtgatctatattgcattgaattcgatgagagtatacacgtcccgttccatcaaattgagagttgagtgatacacataccttgtgagattcagttgtttggaatgtcaaggttgattttgctataggttgtgtttattggtgaattttgtgcttaatgattgaggatttgagaattctatcattctttattattcggaggcatcgatgagctagatttcttacccattcgtgttattgattgtgttcttctcattattcgaggacgaacaatggcttaagtttgggggagttaaTAACACTcgtgtttccatggtttttattgttcatatgatgataattttataggaaattgagtgttggatgaatgttttgtgcttaaattgctttatcttgtgaaacatgattcttactcgaactttgaaggattTTCCAGGTTTAcagagttcgaatttggaaaacttgtTTGAAATAGCCGTTGTAGATGGTCTTGATACGAATTCGTGAGcgtaaacggatcataaatcggagttcagaCGAGAAAGTTATAGCCGAAACAAAgacatcgcgcgcagcagtcaaaactCGGCGGTCAACGACTTTGACCGCCGAAAATgggcattttgaagaagaaattcggcgacctcaacggcgaccgccgagttggtcgccgaaatttCTGTTTCAGATTTACACTGCGAGTGTTAAATTCGGCGGGCGCCgattttggtcattttttagCACAAAACCGGCGGTcaactcggcgaccgccgagtttgaccgccgaattgggcggttttgcgagattttccgatttttagagttcttctgggttccaaacactgtattttaccctgacactataaataggtcttcttttgacctatctaaggttcctttttcagttcccaactttattttctcagtttcatagctttagattattattgctttccagtttttacagcttggattggatttccacaagattgaagattcaagccgctacaattgttttattcagagttttatttaatttagttctttcaattgcgttctcattaattatgtttttgctttcttttattatgtttggctagttcttttatctgaacctagggtttgtacataatTAGTTAAATATGTGtgcttgatttattgatatcaatttgccctccaacttgtgattcatgatttctggtgcttgatttcttgtgaattacctgatcaataatttatatgtttagctgttcaatttgagtcttgaatgtgataattgttcagccgattcaggaatgcatgatatattgttagccttgagtcttgaatgcgacaggtgaagctataggaagctattctttatgtgctatttggagttaatttattcctttgagtcttgaatgcgaaaaggggttaattaatctacgttcataggtgttcgttagagaagcttgtgaataatatagtgatctttcaccagggttggattaaaattggtaattgaatcaataagTTGAATGCATGTCTTTGATTAAcgatagtacatccctagggtcagagtcttttattatttgagtttttctCCTGGTTCATAtgctttattttgattttagttttattcttcCATCATATTAGAGTTTGCCTGAATACTACTAGAGTTTACTtgggattacttagagtgattcgttataatagtccatgtggatacgatactggACTTGCtgtttctgtgctacgattacactgtttagttgcagttattgttgttaaGAAACTTAGCGATCAGAACTTGAGGACAAGATGCGGGAGAAGTACCCGGAACTTTTTTAGGAGTtataaatttcgggacgaaattttgttTAAGGAGGAGGGTATGTAATACTCgagcttttgatgacgtgtttaattgctcgAGTTTGAGtgattagggtttagatcccttgtttgttttactttgtaaagagatgaggagttatatgatgtTTTCTTGTTATTCTTTTTAATGTTGAGATGTTCGgttgatgatgtgagaatgatgtgggattttatatccatTTTTAAGTTTGAGTTTTcaaataattcgagataattatttgaatgagaatggTGAACttggaagtgagatctgagtccgttaagacatTTTTGggatttttgactttttgatgatgaatagtaaaatactgctatttcgtctttttgtcgactttcaaaaatcttatgtgcacgtcgtcgagaaatattcttagttttcgATACGTGTCCCATgacgaaagtttttatttttggacgacgagtgaatagtaaatcggaatttctcgataaatgaactgagctcgtttatcagaattttgagaacgagcttacgttttctatatttatatagaattacgagtgtgatGAAAGTGAGTGGGAGTcaagagggcgagtaacgaagagtacgggTATTTAGTCAttaaaacgagatatttaacgactaagtgagattaatatcctaaatatctaggcCTACCCTACCAACAACCACCCCCCAACTGCTCAAAGCTCCCCCCTATAAATAGGCGGCTGTGGGTCAGCCCACAACCCACCTTTCTCAcgcaaaacacacacacaacaccaagAAATCACACTACCTCCATTAAAGCTTTCTtcgagcttttgagctccgttttgagcaccgagacgagcgccgagcACCTTTTCGAGCACGATTTTacgtaggtaacatctctacctacaTTTTGATGGtttgattttcatttttagtcgacgtcgaaaaacgtcgattctcgactttattttaaaacgacgtcggatcgtcgtgagttTTTAGTATGTTTTTCTTGGGTAAAtgtcgagcatgtttaatgaatgaGTTAAGGATGGTTCGGACCCTAGCCATGGAATCCATGAGGGCAGCCGTCCGTGTTCTTCGTCGTCGTCACTCGTTCTTCAATTTTTGTTAATCGTTGTAACTTGTGATTGTgttttaggagcatgctaggtttgttCTTTGTTAATATTGTATTTACCAAGCATGTTAAGTTGTAGGTTGTAGAGATGGCTGTACTTTGCGTGAACTTAGAAATGCATGCTAAGTTTTTTCTTGAGTTTTGTGTTCTAAGTTAGAGTTGAGTATGTTAGAGTTAGTTTGATGTTTGGAGAAATGGTAGGAAATGTGTAGGATGTTTGCATGAGTTTGCAGAGCATGTGTGAGTTTGAACTTGGTGAGTTTGCTGCGTG comes from Salvia miltiorrhiza cultivar Shanhuang (shh) chromosome 3, IMPLAD_Smil_shh, whole genome shotgun sequence and encodes:
- the LOC131018637 gene encoding uncharacterized protein LOC131018637, producing MALYEALYGKKRRSPLYWDEVGERKVLGPDTVAKMIEIVRKIRQRIKEAQDRQKSYADTRRTELHFEIGDKVFLKVSPSKGINRFGVKGKLKPRFIGPYEILEKIGPVAYRLASPPSFENVHNVFHVSQLRRYVFDPKHVVYQDEMVLEPDLSYEESPEIILNRKIQQLRTKSIALLLDNREKKKQAMAENFDLEAMWRIIAELQRQLNERRQIKEANRRAQPPPPPSLLDYMYQSQVGQFD